TCTATTTGAAAAATTTTCCTCCCCTCATCAGTAGAACCGTTCATAAGATTAGGGCGAATCGGGTTTCCTAGAACCGTGTACAACTCTGGTAGGTGCTCGCGTTTAGCCCCTCGAACAAACTCGGGGTAAACAACCGGAAATGAAAGTATAACTTTGTCAGCAAATCGTGCCAGTAAGCGATTTGCGAGCCCCATAACGCTATCTGACTCATGAATTACTATCGGTATGCGATAAAGCCAACCAACTAAGACAGGGAAAGCGCTGCCGTAACCTCCTTTTGCGAATATCACATCAGGCATGAGCCAGTATAAATACGCGAGAGATTGTATAAGAGTTATGGGCGGCTTTAATATATCTAAAATAGTTGTGAGCGAAAAATATCTGCGCAATTTGCCGGCAACAAGATTCCATACAGTAATGCCTTCTTGCGCGAATATTTCTTGTGCCATTTTTCCAGGTCCAAGGAATATAACTTCTGGCTCTGCGAATCCCTCTTCTTGCGTGCGAAAAACAAAACTGCGCGCAACAGCAATAAGCGGAAATAAGTGTCCGCCAGTGCCACCGCCGGTAAGCAGGATATGTAATTTTTCTTTTTCGTTTGACATTGCAGTAATCAGCGAATAACGAATAGTGTACGAATATACGAATACTCTACCAAATCGATTCGTTTATTCGTGTTGGATTCGTTATTCGTTGATTATATCAGTTATGCCGAGAAATCTGAAGTAGTAATCCGGAAGCCGCCAGTGTTGACACCATAGCCGAACCGCCATAACTAATAAATGGCAAAGGTATTCCCATCAAGGGCAAAACGCCTGTTATAGATCCGATGTTGATAAATGCCTGGATGCCAATCCAGGAAGTGATGCCGAGCGCTAACATGGAAGAAAATCTATCATTTGAGTCTCGCGCGATTTTTAGTCCCCGCCAAATAAAAATTAAAAAAAGTAGTATGAGTGAAATAGCGCCAACAAATCCCGTCTCTTCGCTCCACACCGCAAAGATAGAGTCTCCCATTGGTTCTGGAAGAAAATTATGAGATTGCTGGCCTTGGGCTATTCCAACCCCCCAAAGTCCTCCCGAACCTTCCGCGAGCAACGCTTGATTAAGATGATAGCTAATACCCATAGGATCGGTTTGAGGGTTAAGAAACGTAGATATTCTTTCTAGTCTGTACGGCGCAATTTGAATAAGAATAAATAATCCTATAACGCCCAGGACGCCCAGAAAAGCAAAATGCTGTATTTTTCCCCCAGCTACAATATACATAAATCCCGCGGTAAGACCAATTAAAATTAAAGTGCTAATATCGGGTTGAAGAAAGAGGAAAAAAGCCAACATGCCAACCAGGATCGTAAAGGGTACTAAACCAGTTCCAATATTTTGCACTTCATTTTTTTTTGATGCAAACCATGCGGCAAGATATATTACAAATGTAAGTTTGGTAATTTCCGAGGGTTGCATTAGAAAAGACCCAATATGAATCCATCGCTGCGCGCCACCGGCTGCGTATGCAAACCCCGGAACAAAAATAAGTATAAGCAGAAATAGCGAGG
This genomic interval from Candidatus Spechtbacteria bacterium contains the following:
- a CDS encoding UDP-N-acetylglucosamine--N-acetylmuramyl-(pentapeptide) pyrophosphoryl-undecaprenol N-acetylglucosamine transferase: MSNEKEKLHILLTGGGTGGHLFPLIAVARSFVFRTQEEGFAEPEVIFLGPGKMAQEIFAQEGITVWNLVAGKLRRYFSLTTILDILKPPITLIQSLAYLYWLMPDVIFAKGGYGSAFPVLVGWLYRIPIVIHESDSVMGLANRLLARFADKVILSFPVVYPEFVRGAKREHLPELYTVLGNPIRPNLMNGSTDEGRKIFQIDSQKPIILIQGGSQGAQKINELVLESLPKLLANFEVIHQIGEKHFVAVKEIALARTPLELYSSYHPHAFMDEAGLAHAYALCSLVVSRAGSGSIFEIAAIQKPSILIPLPSAADDHQKKNAYLYADFGASTVLEEQNLTPNLFFETINFVINDEQKRRFMSQRAAEFARPRAADEIAGMILDLINE
- the ftsW gene encoding putative lipid II flippase FtsW, with product MSIAALFSVGLVILSSASGGESQYVFGNIYGYLQHQLIYGVGLGLIGGFIFYFLPYKILHSLALPFYLTSLFLLILIFVPGFAYAAGGAQRWIHIGSFLMQPSEITKLTFVIYLAAWFASKKNEVQNIGTGLVPFTILVGMLAFFLFLQPDISTLILIGLTAGFMYIVAGGKIQHFAFLGVLGVIGLFILIQIAPYRLERISTFLNPQTDPMGISYHLNQALLAEGSGGLWGVGIAQGQQSHNFLPEPMGDSIFAVWSEETGFVGAISLILLFLIFIWRGLKIARDSNDRFSSMLALGITSWIGIQAFINIGSITGVLPLMGIPLPFISYGGSAMVSTLAASGLLLQISRHN